In one window of Vulpes vulpes isolate BD-2025 chromosome 1, VulVul3, whole genome shotgun sequence DNA:
- the LOC112913673 gene encoding putative protein ARB2BP: MGKLYSGKKGRLLWLPVTQELSFQKFIEQSDLLEELKYDFNEKAELRHTETQRPFVFNYYKNVLERNSKRYQALGHLLAQYIYELLEKVCKLQKVYIPPEADKEPRSFFFMSEKALLTSHRSVLLVLLQDHGVFRAGQWSQQAIIHHGLQHGSQIPCIQMALQAHYDVIVLNPNDNFVDLKMEKEWKGLLTQNIGSSSLKMVQAENVLSLQQPLQYIPKRCSNTPEEHLAYIWDYFISKTESKDVAFIVHGYGGLVFMDLLVRRKWEVMNKVYAVALIDSDHHVGHQLGSDVQLLAWIKHHCREWVTSPKPLDKPAATVLKKEFPIVSAGTEEHNLAPSSSLQSIFKYLKKALKAKTTINFSRVPSIVAVEDTSKQDQHCLYPHGVHNGRQNASVKSVRKYKLTGELSGARGIPCRLHVPSPVAGRRGPRVEVLASGSRRGATCEDILALRESTFSPRRQQVK; the protein is encoded by the exons ATGGGAAAGCTTTATAGTGGAAAAAAGGGAAGACTGTTG tggTTACCAGTGACTCAGGAGCTGAGCTTCCAAAAATTTATTGAACAATCTGACTTACTAGAAGAACTTAAATATGACTTCAATGAAAAAGCTGAGTTGAGACACACGGAGACACAAAGGCCTTTTGTCtttaactattataaaaatgttcttgAGAGGAATAGCAAGCGCTACCAGGCCCTTGGCCATTTACTTGCACAATACATTTATGAGCTTTTGGAGAAAGTATGCAAATTACAAAAAGTGTATATCCCACCAGAGGCTGATAAGGAACCAAGAAGCTTCTTTTTCATGAGTGAGAAAGCATTATTAACAAGTCATCGTtctgttcttcttgttcttcttcaagACCATGGGGTCTTTAGAGCTGGTCAATGGAGTCAGCAGGCAATAATACATCATGGTCTCCAACATGGAAGTCAGATACCATGTATTCAAATGGCCTTGCAGGCCCATTATGATGTAATTGTGCTAAATCCCAATGACAATTTTGTGGACCTAAAGATGGAAAAAGAGTGGAAAGGCCTTTTAACACAAAATATTGGGTCCTCTTCCCTAAAAATGGTTCAGGCAGAGAATGTTTTATCTCTCCAGCAACCTCTCCAGTACATCCCTAAAAGATGCAGCAACACCCCTGAAGAACACCTGGCTTACATTTGGGATTACTTCATTTCAAAGACTGAAAGCAAGGATGTTGCTTTCATAGTACATGGTTATGGAGGATTGGTTTTTATGGACTTACTCGTACGTAGAAAGTGGGAAGTGATGAACAAAGTATATGCTGTTGCACTTATTGACTCTGACCATCATGTAGGACACCAGCTGGGGAGCGATGTACAGTTATTAGCCTGGATAAAGCACCACTGCCGTGAATGGGTAACAAGTCCTAAGCCTTTGGATAAACCTGCAGctactgttttaaaaaaggagttcCCTATCGTTTCAGCTGGTACAGAAGAACACAACTTAGCCCCTTCCTCTAGCCTTCAgtccatttttaaatacttgaaaaaagcTTTGAAAGCCAAAACAACTATTAATTTCTCCCGAGTGCCG TCGATTGTAGCTGTTGAGGACACCAGCAAACAAGACCAACACTGTCTTTATCCTCATGGAGTTCACAATGGGCGACAAAATGCAAGTGTGAAGAGTGTTCGGAAATATAag TTAACAGGTGAGCTCAGTGGAGCGAGAGGGATCCCGTGCCGCCTTCACGTCCCAAGCCCTGTAGCAGGTCGCCGAGGTCCCCGCGTTGAAGTCCTGGCATCAGGCAGCCGACGAGGAGCGACGTGTGAAGACATCTTAGCACTGCGTGAGAGCACTTTCTCACCACGCCGACAGCAGGTTAAGTGA